The following are encoded together in the Dyella terrae genome:
- a CDS encoding fused MFS/spermidine synthase, whose protein sequence is MKPPRVGKQAFVATPAISTTGVVPALLLFGSGAASLVYQLLWIKQLSLVVGVEVYAVTIAVSAFFAGLALGGAWFGRKADRLEHPLRLYAWLEGAVAVLGVAATFLLAHSASLFATLEQQMGWLAWSLPFLLVGVPAVAMGGTLPVLVRTAARDSVAGIGGRLYAANTAGAVFGVLAAPFLLLPALGVQGSAWVAAAVNVLAALVALALDRRLEPPPSMVANQGVTPQSARMALALYAIAGGIALGYEVVWSQTVVQFMSTRSFAFAMMLAVYLIGLMAGSAIYARFADRVRNGWAAFGVLIALAGFAALLQVSLLGDWLPTLQGQASNLVMSITGSRLASMCARFATAASVIVLIPTLLLGAAFPAVLRLSARADNTGQSVGLALAFNTLGGIAGTALTGFLLVPTFGLVRSLALLAMLAALVGLVAVFVGSPQRGRARWAVVAVTVCSMAAAVLTPPQKLASLLTQSRGGEITYYEESRGGTVAVLAQGQGDHIFHRLYIQGVSNSGDTLPSLRYMRLQALLPLIIHRGEPHSGLVIGVGTGITAGALSQYPGLSTRVCAELLPAVVRAASQFQGNYGAGQDHGLDIRLRDGRRELLASEQRYDVITLEPPPPSAAGVVNLYSRDFYQLAARRLAPGGVLAQWWPLPTQNDEDSRAMVRAFLDAFPHATLWTTELHEMLLVGSNDPIELDASRIEQRFNQPSVAGALGEVGVSSPAALLATWVTDRAGLERYAGSTPPVTDDHPSIEYATWVRRNELVRVLPELVALRTEPPLRGASPELIEAMHRQRDVLFTFYASGLAAYQGDRDQWSEALGLVMQADGQNPYYRWIAGGGP, encoded by the coding sequence ATGAAACCTCCCCGTGTTGGAAAACAAGCCTTTGTGGCCACACCTGCCATCTCTACGACAGGCGTTGTGCCGGCACTGCTTCTCTTTGGTTCCGGAGCGGCCTCGCTGGTTTATCAGCTGCTTTGGATCAAACAGCTTTCATTGGTGGTCGGCGTCGAGGTCTATGCCGTCACCATTGCAGTAAGTGCTTTCTTCGCTGGTCTGGCTCTGGGTGGGGCGTGGTTCGGACGCAAGGCGGATCGCCTTGAACACCCACTTCGTCTCTATGCATGGCTGGAAGGTGCGGTTGCCGTTCTCGGCGTGGCCGCGACTTTCTTGCTGGCGCACAGCGCCTCTTTGTTCGCCACGCTTGAGCAGCAGATGGGTTGGCTCGCGTGGTCGCTTCCTTTTCTTCTGGTTGGCGTGCCGGCGGTTGCCATGGGCGGCACGCTGCCGGTTCTCGTGCGTACGGCTGCACGCGACAGTGTGGCTGGCATAGGCGGTCGCCTTTACGCAGCCAACACTGCGGGTGCGGTGTTCGGCGTGTTGGCCGCGCCCTTCCTGCTACTTCCTGCATTGGGTGTGCAGGGTTCTGCTTGGGTGGCCGCTGCGGTCAATGTGCTGGCCGCGCTAGTGGCGTTGGCGCTGGACCGTCGTTTGGAGCCACCGCCATCCATGGTTGCGAATCAGGGGGTAACTCCCCAGTCGGCTCGTATGGCGCTTGCGCTTTACGCCATTGCCGGTGGCATCGCGCTTGGCTACGAAGTGGTGTGGTCGCAAACCGTGGTGCAGTTCATGAGTACGCGTTCGTTTGCGTTTGCCATGATGCTCGCTGTTTACTTGATTGGCTTGATGGCGGGTAGCGCGATATATGCGCGCTTTGCCGATCGCGTTCGTAATGGCTGGGCGGCTTTCGGGGTCCTGATCGCTCTCGCCGGTTTTGCGGCATTGCTGCAGGTAAGCCTGCTTGGCGATTGGTTGCCGACGTTGCAAGGCCAGGCATCAAATCTGGTGATGTCGATAACAGGCAGTCGACTAGCCTCCATGTGTGCGCGCTTTGCGACAGCGGCAAGCGTGATCGTGTTGATTCCCACCCTGCTGTTGGGCGCCGCCTTTCCCGCGGTCCTTCGCCTTTCTGCCCGCGCCGACAATACGGGCCAAAGCGTCGGCTTGGCGCTCGCTTTCAACACGCTTGGTGGCATAGCGGGTACGGCATTGACGGGTTTCCTGCTGGTGCCGACGTTTGGGCTTGTGCGGTCGCTCGCGCTACTGGCGATGCTGGCAGCGCTGGTTGGTCTGGTGGCCGTGTTCGTAGGATCCCCGCAGCGCGGCCGGGCTCGCTGGGCCGTGGTGGCGGTGACCGTGTGCTCTATGGCCGCTGCGGTGCTGACGCCTCCGCAAAAGCTGGCCAGTCTCCTAACGCAGAGCCGCGGCGGAGAGATCACCTATTACGAGGAAAGCCGAGGCGGTACGGTCGCTGTGTTGGCGCAAGGGCAGGGCGATCACATATTTCATCGCCTGTATATCCAGGGCGTATCGAACTCGGGAGACACCTTGCCTTCGCTGCGTTACATGCGACTGCAAGCGCTGTTGCCGTTGATCATCCATCGTGGGGAGCCACACTCGGGCCTGGTGATCGGGGTCGGGACGGGTATTACAGCCGGTGCCTTGTCGCAGTACCCGGGCCTCTCCACACGCGTCTGTGCGGAGTTGCTGCCGGCCGTGGTACGCGCCGCGTCGCAGTTTCAGGGCAACTACGGGGCGGGACAGGACCACGGCCTGGATATCCGGCTACGCGATGGTCGACGCGAGCTGCTGGCCAGCGAACAGCGCTACGACGTGATCACGCTGGAGCCGCCGCCACCCTCGGCGGCAGGCGTGGTAAACCTCTATTCGCGAGATTTCTACCAACTGGCGGCAAGGCGACTTGCGCCAGGGGGTGTGCTGGCACAGTGGTGGCCGTTGCCGACGCAGAACGACGAAGATTCTCGCGCCATGGTGCGGGCGTTCCTCGATGCGTTTCCCCACGCCACGCTGTGGACGACTGAACTGCACGAAATGTTGCTGGTCGGCTCGAACGACCCGATCGAACTCGACGCGTCGCGGATTGAGCAGCGTTTCAATCAGCCGTCCGTCGCCGGTGCGCTGGGTGAGGTCGGCGTGAGTTCGCCAGCGGCGTTGTTGGCGACCTGGGTGACTGATCGCGCCGGTCTTGAGCGCTATGCGGGAAGCACGCCACCCGTCACCGACGATCATCCAAGCATCGAGTACGCGACCTGGGTGCGACGCAACGAGTTGGTTCGAGTGCTTCCCGAACTGGTGGCGCTGCGGACGGAACCGCCGCTACGCGGCGCGAGCCCCGAACTGATCGAAGCCATGCACCGCCAGCGCGATGTGCTTTTCACGTTTTACGCCTCCGGGTTGGCGGCCTACCAGGGTGATCGCGACCAATGGTCCGAAGCACTGGGCTTGGTGATGCAGGCAGATGGCCAGAACCCGTATTACCGCTGGATTGCCGGTGGCGGTCCGTGA